Proteins from a single region of Candidatus Bipolaricaulota bacterium:
- a CDS encoding S9 family peptidase, with amino-acid sequence MELYTAELPNGAPRQVSHGEVPRSLRAGFIWSRDGSTIVFAKDRDGNEQHDLYAIDTSTGAVAQLTDTPQAQEIPVEFSPDDAWLTMLSNRDGQLNLYKLRPDGSEVTPLTRFENPVLDGGIWSPDGTKIAFSCNETPELKNQDIYIVNADGGGIKRVLQVRVGSKDRPARWLPDSRRLAFTTDAFGVNRPGVLDVETGEVSFYGEEGVDETATSVSRNGRYLLALRNKDATIRPVIYELATGKIRELNLPPGVAYGAEFVLDDTALLVTHTSATRRNELLLYDLGSDSYSVLIPAEYGSIDPSVFVPERYVTYRSFDGLEIPALLYVPRDIPAGERLPAIVIVHGGPTGQFFRSFDPYAQFLVDRGFVVLEPNIRGSTGYGVEFRDMNRYDWGGADLEDVAAGAEYLKSLPFVDPNRLGVFGGSYGGYMTLMQVVKKPDLWKAGVAWVGISDLLRLYEKSMEHFKYFLRWHLGDPEENAALWRERSAINYAENLKAKLLLVHGVNDPRCPVEQSRLFRDRLVELGYKEGRDFEYVELGEEGHGSSDIAHKVRTYTLLADFMDRNL; translated from the coding sequence ATGGAGCTGTACACGGCCGAGTTGCCCAACGGCGCGCCCCGCCAGGTGAGCCACGGCGAGGTACCGCGGTCGCTGCGGGCCGGGTTCATCTGGAGCCGCGATGGCTCCACGATCGTGTTTGCCAAGGACCGGGACGGGAACGAGCAGCACGACCTGTATGCAATCGACACAAGTACAGGCGCCGTCGCCCAGCTCACCGACACTCCACAGGCGCAGGAGATCCCGGTCGAGTTCTCCCCGGACGATGCCTGGCTGACAATGCTGTCCAACCGCGACGGCCAGTTGAACCTGTACAAGCTCCGCCCGGACGGATCGGAGGTGACCCCGCTCACCCGGTTCGAGAACCCGGTCCTGGACGGCGGGATCTGGAGTCCGGACGGGACGAAAATCGCGTTTTCGTGCAACGAGACCCCGGAGCTGAAGAACCAGGACATCTACATCGTGAACGCGGACGGAGGCGGGATCAAACGCGTGCTGCAGGTGAGGGTCGGCTCTAAGGACCGTCCGGCGAGATGGCTCCCCGACAGCCGCCGCCTCGCGTTCACGACCGATGCCTTCGGAGTGAACCGGCCCGGGGTCCTCGACGTCGAGACGGGCGAGGTCAGCTTCTACGGGGAGGAGGGGGTGGACGAGACCGCGACATCCGTATCCCGCAACGGCCGCTATCTCCTCGCCCTGCGCAATAAGGACGCGACGATCCGGCCGGTCATATACGAGCTCGCGACCGGGAAGATCCGCGAGTTGAACCTCCCGCCCGGGGTGGCGTACGGGGCGGAGTTCGTCCTTGATGACACCGCACTCCTTGTCACTCACACATCAGCCACGCGCCGAAATGAGCTCCTTCTCTACGACCTCGGGTCCGATTCCTACTCCGTCCTCATCCCGGCCGAATACGGCTCGATCGATCCGTCTGTGTTCGTTCCCGAAAGATACGTCACCTACCGGTCGTTCGACGGGCTCGAGATCCCGGCGCTCCTGTATGTCCCGCGTGACATCCCCGCCGGCGAGCGGCTCCCGGCGATCGTGATCGTGCACGGCGGCCCGACCGGCCAGTTCTTTCGCTCATTCGATCCCTACGCCCAGTTCCTCGTCGACCGCGGGTTTGTGGTCCTCGAGCCGAACATCCGCGGGAGCACCGGCTACGGAGTGGAGTTCCGCGACATGAACCGCTACGACTGGGGCGGGGCCGATCTCGAGGACGTCGCCGCCGGGGCGGAGTACCTGAAGTCGCTCCCGTTCGTCGATCCAAACCGGTTGGGGGTGTTCGGCGGCTCCTACGGTGGCTACATGACGTTGATGCAGGTGGTGAAAAAGCCGGATCTATGGAAGGCGGGGGTTGCCTGGGTCGGGATAAGCGATCTTCTGCGGCTGTACGAGAAGAGCATGGAGCACTTCAAGTACTTCCTGCGCTGGCACCTGGGCGACCCGGAGGAGAACGCTGCGCTGTGGCGGGAGCGGAGCGCGATCAACTACGCCGAGAATCTGAAGGCGAAGCTCCTCCTCGTGCACGGGGTGAACGACCCCCGCTGCCCGGTCGAGCAGTCGCGCCTGTTCCGGGATCGGCTGGTAGAGCTCGGTTACAAGGAAGGAAGGGACTTCGAGTACGTCGAGCTCGGGGAGGAGGGACATGGCTCCTCAGACATCGCCCACAAGGTCCGCACCTACACCCTGCTCGCCGATTTCATGGACCGGAACCTATGA
- a CDS encoding ATP-dependent Clp protease proteolytic subunit — protein MKPTAQIPFVIDRTGHVERTYDIYSRLLEDRIVFLRQPIDDEVANVVIAQMLFLAAKDPNKDIKLYINSPGGSVTAGFAIYDTMQYVSCNVSTICIGQAASMAAVLLAAGTKGKRSALPNSRILIHQIFGGAQGQAIDVKIQTDELLRMRDQINRILAAHTGQTVKKIAKDTDRDFYMSPEEAKEYGIIDRIIAPRQ, from the coding sequence ATGAAGCCGACCGCCCAGATCCCGTTCGTCATCGACCGCACCGGCCACGTCGAGCGAACCTACGACATCTACTCCCGCCTGCTCGAGGATCGGATCGTGTTCCTCCGCCAGCCGATCGACGATGAGGTAGCGAACGTAGTAATCGCCCAGATGCTGTTCCTCGCTGCCAAGGACCCGAACAAGGACATCAAGCTGTACATCAACTCGCCCGGCGGGTCGGTCACCGCCGGGTTCGCGATCTACGACACGATGCAGTACGTGAGCTGCAATGTGTCGACGATCTGCATCGGGCAGGCGGCGAGCATGGCCGCGGTCCTCCTCGCCGCGGGGACGAAGGGGAAGCGCTCGGCCCTCCCCAACTCGCGCATCCTCATCCACCAGATCTTCGGCGGAGCGCAGGGGCAGGCGATCGACGTCAAGATCCAGACCGACGAGCTCCTCCGGATGCGCGATCAGATCAACCGCATCCTCGCCGCTCACACCGGTCAGACGGTGAAGAAGATCGCCAAGGACACCGACCGCGACTTCTACATGTCCCCGGAGGAGGCCAAAGAATACGGGATCATCGACCGGATCATCGCTCCGCGGCAGTGA
- the tig gene encoding trigger factor encodes MTNQGTKYEIKERTPTEVTLEITIDPTEVRNAIDDVYRRYSREVEIPGFRKGRVPRSFLEARLGKELFTEEARKDLTERHLPRAIAELGLHPVTPPQAEEAELEAGKPFVFTARFSVLPEFELPEYKGIEITAPPATPVTEEDIQKTLEEIRSQFGALVPKEGDTVSAGDIVHLKEGEEEWDARAEEDNPVTKQLIGHKVGETVEISLTVEEGKTVNTSLEILGLKEIQLPEIDDELAKDAGYDSLDALKAYIRERLEQAREQERKQELELKLLDKLIEQTEIPLPQALVEEIAEEELDELKKNLARPRSPFSFEEYLKEKERTEDEVRADYRDRVSRRIRRELMLQRIAEAEGIEISDEELEKIATEEAEREGENPLRFIARLKAEERWDDYRSAKINTRVLELLYDEAKIKEEGE; translated from the coding sequence GTGACAAATCAAGGGACGAAATATGAGATCAAGGAGCGCACCCCGACCGAGGTGACGCTGGAGATCACCATCGATCCAACGGAGGTGCGCAACGCGATAGATGATGTATACCGCCGCTACAGCCGCGAGGTGGAGATCCCCGGGTTCCGCAAGGGGCGCGTTCCGCGCAGCTTCCTTGAGGCGCGGCTCGGAAAGGAGCTGTTCACCGAGGAGGCGCGGAAGGACCTGACGGAGCGGCACCTTCCCCGGGCGATCGCTGAGCTCGGGCTCCATCCGGTCACTCCACCGCAGGCCGAGGAGGCCGAGCTCGAGGCGGGAAAGCCGTTCGTGTTCACCGCCCGATTCTCCGTTCTCCCCGAGTTCGAACTCCCCGAGTACAAGGGGATTGAGATCACTGCCCCGCCCGCGACCCCGGTGACCGAGGAGGACATCCAGAAGACGCTGGAGGAGATCCGCTCCCAGTTCGGGGCACTTGTCCCCAAGGAAGGGGATACCGTCTCCGCCGGGGACATCGTCCACCTCAAGGAAGGCGAGGAGGAGTGGGACGCCCGTGCCGAGGAGGACAACCCAGTGACGAAGCAGCTGATCGGGCACAAGGTGGGGGAGACGGTGGAGATCTCGCTCACCGTCGAGGAAGGGAAGACCGTGAACACCTCCCTTGAGATCCTCGGACTGAAGGAGATTCAGCTTCCGGAGATCGACGATGAGCTTGCCAAGGACGCGGGCTACGACAGCCTCGACGCCCTGAAGGCCTACATCCGGGAGCGGCTGGAGCAGGCGCGGGAACAGGAACGCAAGCAAGAGCTCGAGCTCAAGCTCCTCGATAAGCTGATCGAGCAGACGGAGATCCCGCTTCCCCAGGCCCTGGTCGAGGAGATCGCTGAAGAAGAGCTGGACGAGCTGAAGAAGAACCTCGCCCGTCCCCGTTCCCCGTTCTCATTCGAGGAGTACCTAAAGGAAAAAGAACGGACCGAGGACGAGGTGCGGGCCGACTACCGCGACCGGGTCTCCCGCCGCATCCGCCGCGAGCTGATGCTGCAGCGGATCGCGGAAGCGGAGGGGATCGAGATCTCCGATGAAGAACTCGAGAAGATCGCGACCGAAGAGGCCGAACGCGAGGGGGAGAACCCGCTCCGGTTCATCGCTCGGCTCAAGGCCGAGGAGCGGTGGGACGACTATCGGAGCGCCAAGATCAACACCCGTGTCCTCGAGCTTTTGTACGATGAAGCGAAGATCAAGGAGGAAGGGGAATGA
- a CDS encoding site-2 protease family protein: MDFGYILDIILSLVAVFTAIVLHEVSHGYVAYRLGDPTAKAHGRLTLNPLAHIDPIGTILVPLLLVAFHSPFLFGWAKPVPINPNYFRNPFKGMLYVAIAGPATNTVLALLTAGIGRGILTGVPNSVLFGAGFTANLVQAVFYLLGVFVIINVILAVFNMIPIPPLDGSRVLTYFLPPEGKRVMLMLERYGMWILLAIILLGGIGRLIDATSGIWRGLLGIRWLASLTF; this comes from the coding sequence ATGGACTTCGGATATATCCTCGATATCATCTTGTCGCTTGTCGCGGTGTTCACCGCGATCGTGCTGCACGAGGTGTCGCACGGCTATGTCGCTTACCGGCTCGGAGATCCGACCGCCAAGGCGCACGGCCGGCTGACCCTGAACCCGCTCGCTCACATCGATCCGATCGGGACAATCCTCGTCCCGCTGCTGTTGGTCGCGTTCCATTCCCCATTCTTGTTTGGATGGGCAAAGCCGGTTCCGATCAACCCCAACTATTTCCGCAACCCGTTCAAGGGGATGCTGTACGTGGCGATCGCTGGTCCGGCGACGAACACCGTCCTCGCTCTCTTGACCGCCGGGATCGGACGCGGAATCCTGACCGGAGTGCCGAACTCCGTCCTGTTCGGAGCCGGATTCACCGCCAATCTCGTGCAAGCCGTTTTCTATCTCCTTGGGGTGTTCGTGATAATCAATGTGATTCTTGCTGTATTTAACATGATCCCGATACCGCCCCTCGACGGCTCCCGTGTCCTCACCTACTTCCTCCCCCCGGAGGGGAAGCGGGTGATGTTGATGCTCGAGCGGTACGGGATGTGGATCCTCCTTGCGATCATCCTCCTCGGTGGGATCGGCCGGTTGATCGATGCAACAAGCGGGATCTGGCGGGGACTCCTCGGAATCAGGTGGCTTGCCTCCCTCACCTTCTAG
- a CDS encoding NFACT family protein translates to MDGLAIAAAVTEIERSAIGGSIRTVFAPDPGTFVLHIFSGRALRLLVSPRKALIHLTGLDLPHPQTPSPFTMLLRKHLRGGRITAVRQEGWERVVRIEITRRSQAEKTDLTLIAELIGVRGNLILVRDGRVVAALRADPRAQPGEEYRPLPRQGKLDPRKVDPQVISELLTADDPVRALVRRIDGIGKETAQVIAAQAGGSEGVASRLAEIVSHVARPIGCYDPNRETAFFFPVESGVVLASFSAALDREYEEEHADEHYDQEKESLRRGLERALAKRRRTLAKLTRWLEDAEKEGTLRRYADLIMIHLNELTRGIDRAQLLDLESGASVEVPLNPRLGPVENAQALYERAKRLRRGRPRVEARKRRLEKEIAILETGLAALAAGDIPSAEALSLLPTESKQRTSRAVPLAPRTYRIDGYLVEVGRSALENDSLLKRARPDDLWFHAKGVPGAHVVVRRQGREEIPREVIEQAARLAAGASKARDEPKVEVSYTAVKHVRKPKGAPPGLVILDREETITVAPLRKNG, encoded by the coding sequence ATGGACGGCCTGGCGATCGCCGCAGCAGTGACCGAGATCGAGCGCTCCGCGATCGGCGGCTCGATTCGGACTGTATTCGCGCCCGATCCCGGGACGTTCGTGCTCCACATCTTCTCCGGGCGCGCCTTGCGCCTCCTCGTCTCTCCCCGGAAGGCGCTGATCCACCTGACCGGGCTCGACCTTCCCCACCCCCAGACCCCATCCCCGTTCACCATGCTCCTGCGCAAGCACCTGCGCGGCGGGAGGATCACCGCGGTGAGGCAGGAAGGATGGGAGCGCGTCGTGCGCATCGAGATAACCCGCCGCAGTCAAGCAGAAAAGACCGATCTCACCCTCATAGCCGAGCTGATCGGAGTGAGGGGGAATCTGATCCTGGTGCGGGATGGGCGGGTGGTCGCGGCGCTGCGGGCCGATCCCCGCGCCCAACCGGGGGAAGAGTACCGTCCCCTCCCCCGGCAGGGGAAGCTCGACCCGCGCAAGGTTGATCCGCAGGTCATTTCCGAACTTCTGACGGCGGACGATCCGGTGCGGGCGCTCGTTAGAAGGATCGACGGGATCGGAAAGGAGACCGCGCAGGTGATCGCCGCGCAGGCGGGCGGATCGGAGGGGGTTGCGTCCCGCCTCGCCGAGATCGTTTCCCACGTTGCCCGTCCGATCGGATGCTACGATCCAAACAGGGAAACAGCGTTCTTCTTTCCGGTGGAATCCGGCGTGGTCCTTGCGAGCTTCTCCGCAGCGCTCGACCGGGAGTACGAGGAGGAACACGCGGATGAACACTACGATCAGGAGAAGGAAAGCCTCCGCCGCGGACTCGAGCGGGCGCTGGCGAAGCGCAGACGGACCCTTGCGAAGCTCACCCGCTGGTTAGAAGATGCAGAGAAGGAGGGAACCCTGCGCCGTTACGCCGACCTCATCATGATCCATCTGAACGAACTGACCCGCGGGATCGACCGTGCTCAGCTTCTCGATCTGGAGAGCGGTGCTTCGGTGGAGGTCCCGCTGAACCCGCGCCTTGGGCCGGTGGAAAACGCACAGGCCCTGTACGAGCGGGCCAAGCGGCTGCGCCGTGGCCGCCCGCGTGTTGAGGCACGCAAGCGTCGTCTGGAAAAGGAGATCGCAATCCTGGAAACCGGACTCGCCGCGCTCGCCGCCGGTGATATCCCGTCCGCGGAGGCCCTCTCCCTCCTCCCGACGGAGTCCAAGCAGCGTACAAGCCGGGCCGTTCCCCTCGCCCCCCGGACCTACCGGATCGACGGCTACCTCGTGGAGGTGGGGAGGAGCGCGCTGGAGAACGATTCCCTGCTCAAACGAGCACGCCCGGACGACCTGTGGTTCCACGCCAAAGGAGTCCCGGGCGCGCACGTGGTCGTCCGCCGGCAGGGGCGGGAGGAGATCCCGCGCGAAGTGATCGAACAAGCGGCTCGCCTCGCCGCCGGGGCGTCCAAGGCGCGGGACGAGCCGAAGGTCGAGGTGAGTTATACTGCAGTCAAGCACGTACGCAAGCCGAAGGGGGCTCCCCCGGGGCTCGTCATCCTCGACCGCGAGGAGACGATCACTGTTGCGCCGTTGCGAAAGAATGGGTAA
- a CDS encoding molybdopterin-dependent oxidoreductase encodes MSSPVKAVEKRRAFSVVRHDERKVDGIPLVTGRPKFVADIDLPDTLYVKILRSPYAHARIKRIDTSKAEAIPGVALVLTHANTPARRFTTAGQGYPEPSPYDTRMFDTKVRFVGDRVAAVAAETREIAEEAIKAIEVEYEELPAVLSIDDALAPGAPVIHDEDDSAGIYDPKRNIVADVDIDVGDVERGFAESDVIVETTCELQYAQHTPIEPHVVLSYLDSDGRLVLRTSTQVPFHVRRIVAYALDYPLHRIRVIKPRIGGGFGTKQEILLEDIAALVTLRTKRPALIELTRPEEFISARTRHPMRVRVKLGAKSDGTLHAMEMEAISNTGAYGSHGLTVLSNTGSKTLPLYNKAENVHFFGKAVYTNMPVAGAYRGYGATQGYFPLETAMDELAEKLGLDPVELRRRNHIRAGETSPIFVKLGEGREGVEQIIRSCELEKCIEVGMARIGWEERRGKRIREGSWVHGLGMSVHMQGSGIAQIDMGAATIKMNEDGSFNLLVGATDLGTGSDTILGQIAAEVLGVPLEKIIVYSSDTDMTPFDVGAYASSTTYVSGMAVKRAADAVKGQILEVASRILDAAPDSLELSAERVVAPDGRSASLSEVCHYAMYQSDQFQIGATASFVPEESPPPFMASFAEVAVDTETGLVKVLKYVAAVDCGTPINPKMAQGQVEGAIANGIGYALTEEMLFSSRGRVRNPNLFDYKILGALDMPELEVILVDSYEPTGPMGAKSVGEIAINAPIPTIANAIYDAVGVRLRNTPFTPERVLKAMRKKEG; translated from the coding sequence ATGTCTAGCCCGGTGAAAGCAGTGGAGAAGAGACGCGCGTTCAGTGTGGTCCGTCACGACGAGCGGAAGGTGGACGGGATCCCGCTTGTCACCGGCCGGCCGAAGTTCGTCGCTGACATCGACCTTCCCGACACCCTGTACGTCAAGATCCTGAGGAGTCCGTACGCCCACGCGCGGATAAAGCGAATCGACACCTCCAAGGCGGAGGCGATCCCGGGCGTGGCGCTCGTTCTCACCCACGCGAACACCCCGGCGCGGCGGTTCACCACCGCTGGCCAGGGGTATCCCGAGCCGTCCCCGTACGACACGCGGATGTTCGACACCAAGGTGAGGTTCGTCGGGGACCGGGTCGCTGCCGTGGCGGCGGAGACGAGGGAGATCGCAGAGGAAGCGATAAAGGCGATCGAGGTCGAATACGAGGAGCTCCCCGCCGTCCTCTCGATCGACGACGCCCTCGCCCCGGGCGCACCGGTGATCCACGACGAGGACGATTCCGCCGGGATATACGATCCGAAGCGCAATATCGTTGCCGATGTCGATATCGACGTCGGGGACGTGGAGAGGGGATTCGCCGAATCGGACGTGATCGTGGAGACGACCTGCGAGCTTCAGTACGCCCAGCACACCCCGATCGAGCCGCACGTCGTCCTCTCCTACCTCGATTCCGACGGGAGGTTGGTCCTGCGCACCTCGACCCAGGTCCCGTTCCACGTCCGGCGGATCGTCGCCTATGCCCTCGACTATCCGCTCCATCGGATCCGGGTGATCAAGCCCAGGATCGGCGGGGGGTTCGGGACGAAGCAGGAGATCCTCCTCGAGGATATCGCCGCCCTTGTCACGCTGCGGACAAAACGGCCGGCGCTGATCGAGCTTACGCGGCCGGAGGAGTTCATCTCCGCTCGCACTCGCCATCCGATGCGCGTCCGCGTCAAGCTCGGGGCGAAATCGGACGGGACCCTCCACGCGATGGAGATGGAGGCGATCTCCAACACCGGCGCCTACGGCTCACACGGGCTGACCGTCCTCTCCAACACCGGGAGCAAGACCCTTCCGCTTTACAACAAGGCGGAGAACGTCCACTTCTTCGGGAAGGCGGTCTACACCAACATGCCGGTCGCCGGGGCCTACCGCGGCTACGGGGCGACGCAGGGGTACTTCCCGCTCGAGACGGCGATGGACGAGCTCGCGGAGAAGCTCGGGCTCGACCCGGTGGAGCTGCGGCGGCGCAACCACATCCGGGCCGGTGAGACCTCCCCGATATTCGTCAAGCTCGGCGAGGGACGGGAAGGGGTCGAGCAGATCATCAGAAGCTGCGAGCTCGAGAAATGCATCGAGGTCGGGATGGCCCGGATCGGCTGGGAGGAGCGGCGCGGAAAGCGGATCAGGGAGGGCTCATGGGTGCACGGGCTCGGGATGTCCGTTCACATGCAGGGCTCGGGGATCGCCCAGATCGACATGGGGGCGGCGACGATCAAGATGAACGAGGACGGATCGTTCAACCTCCTCGTCGGCGCGACCGACCTCGGTACTGGATCGGACACGATCCTCGGCCAGATCGCGGCCGAGGTCCTCGGCGTGCCCTTGGAGAAGATCATCGTCTATTCCTCCGATACCGACATGACCCCGTTCGACGTCGGGGCGTACGCATCGTCGACGACCTACGTCTCCGGGATGGCGGTGAAGCGGGCGGCCGACGCGGTGAAGGGGCAGATCCTCGAGGTCGCTTCCCGGATCCTCGATGCCGCTCCGGACTCCCTCGAGCTCTCCGCTGAGCGGGTCGTCGCCCCGGACGGGAGGAGCGCGAGTCTGTCCGAGGTCTGCCACTACGCGATGTACCAATCCGATCAGTTCCAGATCGGCGCCACTGCCTCGTTCGTCCCGGAGGAGTCCCCTCCCCCGTTCATGGCGAGCTTCGCCGAGGTGGCGGTCGACACTGAGACCGGGCTCGTCAAGGTCCTGAAGTACGTCGCCGCGGTCGACTGCGGGACCCCGATCAACCCGAAGATGGCGCAGGGGCAGGTCGAGGGGGCGATCGCCAACGGGATCGGATACGCTCTCACCGAGGAGATGCTGTTCAGCTCGCGTGGGAGGGTGCGCAACCCGAACCTGTTCGACTACAAGATCCTCGGTGCACTCGACATGCCGGAGCTCGAGGTGATCCTCGTCGACTCCTACGAGCCGACCGGGCCGATGGGGGCGAAATCGGTGGGGGAGATCGCGATCAACGCCCCGATCCCGACGATCGCCAACGCGATCTACGACGCGGTCGGGGTCAGGCTCCGCAACACGCCGTTCACCCCCGAGCGCGTCCTGAAGGCGATGCGAAAAAAGGAGGGATAG
- a CDS encoding (2Fe-2S)-binding protein has protein sequence MRVEMILNGVRRGFEIEPGDTLLELLRREGYKGVKKGCETGDCGACAVLLDGRAVNSCLVLAAKADGRTVTTVEGLEADGRLSVLQEAFLDAGAVQCGYCTPGMLIAATDLLNRNPHPSEEEIREAISGNLCRCTGYVKQVEAIELAVRRMEGKDV, from the coding sequence ATGAGGGTTGAGATGATCTTGAACGGAGTCCGGCGTGGGTTTGAGATCGAACCGGGCGATACCCTGCTCGAGCTCCTCCGGCGGGAGGGGTACAAGGGGGTGAAGAAGGGATGCGAGACCGGTGATTGCGGGGCGTGCGCCGTCCTGCTCGACGGCCGCGCGGTCAACTCCTGCCTCGTCCTCGCCGCTAAGGCCGACGGCCGCACGGTGACCACGGTTGAGGGGCTGGAGGCGGACGGGAGGCTCTCCGTCCTGCAGGAGGCGTTCCTCGATGCGGGCGCGGTCCAGTGCGGCTACTGCACCCCCGGGATGCTGATTGCGGCGACCGACCTGCTCAATCGGAACCCGCACCCGAGCGAGGAGGAGATAAGGGAGGCGATCTCCGGGAACCTGTGCCGGTGCACCGGCTACGTCAAACAGGTCGAGGCGATAGAGCTCGCCGTACGCAGGATGGAGGGGAAAGATGTCTAG
- a CDS encoding FAD binding domain-containing protein produces MALTKVTRFIRPRTLAEAFSALTENQARIIAGGIDVILFPNEATALIDITSLPLSGIEQGSDGITIGATTTLTEVLESSIVKDYLGGVVADALHTVASPLQRNLGTIGGSLVIAHPWSDVITLFLALGARVRYFDGEEHEIPLSDFYARNVHRQKMILTQVELPAFPGESAAAFWKFSRTAFDIAILNCAAFVRIEEGVCAEARIAVGGTPARAAIATAAGEALVGNPLSPATIDAAVAAAQGEVDVRDDMRASADYRRELVATGIRRLLSQVKERLEGSG; encoded by the coding sequence GTGGCACTGACGAAGGTAACTCGGTTTATTCGACCTCGCACTCTTGCCGAGGCGTTTTCAGCCCTTACAGAGAACCAAGCCCGTATCATCGCCGGGGGGATAGATGTCATCCTGTTTCCCAATGAAGCGACAGCCCTGATCGACATCACCTCCCTTCCCTTGTCCGGGATCGAGCAGGGATCCGATGGGATCACAATCGGAGCGACGACCACCTTGACCGAGGTCCTCGAATCTTCAATTGTGAAAGACTACCTCGGGGGAGTCGTGGCGGATGCCCTGCACACCGTCGCTTCTCCGCTCCAGCGCAACCTGGGGACAATAGGGGGAAGCCTGGTGATCGCCCATCCGTGGTCGGATGTCATCACGCTGTTCCTCGCCCTCGGGGCGCGGGTCCGTTACTTCGACGGAGAGGAGCACGAGATACCGCTTTCCGACTTCTACGCGAGAAACGTGCACCGCCAGAAGATGATCCTCACCCAGGTCGAGCTTCCCGCATTCCCAGGAGAGAGCGCGGCGGCGTTCTGGAAGTTCAGCCGGACTGCGTTCGATATCGCCATTCTGAACTGCGCTGCATTCGTCAGGATCGAGGAGGGCGTGTGTGCAGAGGCGCGGATCGCGGTCGGGGGGACCCCGGCGCGGGCGGCCATCGCCACTGCGGCCGGGGAGGCCCTGGTGGGTAACCCCCTTTCCCCTGCCACGATCGATGCCGCGGTGGCCGCGGCGCAAGGGGAGGTCGACGTGCGCGATGACATGCGGGCGAGCGCCGACTACCGCCGTGAGCTGGTCGCAACCGGGATACGGCGGCTCCTCTCCCAGGTAAAGGAGAGATTGGAGGGATCAGGATGA